One region of Mucilaginibacter sp. 14171R-50 genomic DNA includes:
- a CDS encoding SDR family oxidoreductase — protein sequence MENLKGKIALVTGGNSGIGFATAKELKAQGAEVIITGRRKEAIDAAANELGVTGLLADQGSVNAIEQLADDVKEKFGKIDILFINAGIVGGASIESANEETFDQVVNINYKGAYFTLSRFLPLLPDGASVVFLSSNTASMNGANSSIYSSTKAALNAVMRIAALELAPRKIRVNAVSPGPTQTEILNKLGLNQTARKGLDDWMIGQIPLKKIGTADDVAKMVAYFCGDAASFITGAEIIMDGGMSL from the coding sequence ATGGAAAATTTAAAAGGAAAAATAGCATTAGTAACAGGTGGCAACAGCGGAATAGGCTTTGCGACTGCCAAAGAATTAAAAGCGCAAGGTGCTGAAGTGATTATTACCGGCAGAAGAAAAGAAGCGATAGACGCGGCAGCCAACGAATTAGGCGTTACCGGGCTACTGGCTGACCAAGGCAGTGTAAACGCCATTGAGCAACTAGCTGACGACGTGAAAGAAAAGTTCGGCAAAATAGATATCCTGTTTATCAATGCTGGTATCGTTGGCGGGGCTTCCATAGAAAGTGCAAATGAAGAAACGTTCGATCAGGTCGTGAATATCAACTATAAGGGCGCATATTTTACATTAAGTCGTTTCCTTCCCCTTTTACCTGACGGCGCCTCAGTTGTTTTTCTGTCCTCCAACACCGCCAGTATGAACGGTGCGAATTCGTCGATATACTCGTCAACTAAAGCTGCGCTAAATGCCGTTATGCGCATCGCTGCTTTGGAACTCGCTCCGCGCAAGATCCGTGTAAATGCAGTCAGTCCAGGCCCGACGCAAACTGAGATCCTAAACAAGCTTGGGCTGAATCAAACCGCACGGAAAGGATTGGACGACTGGATGATCGGGCAGATCCCATTAAAGAAGATCGGTACAGCTGACGATGTGGCTAAGATGGTAGCCTATTTCTGCGGAGATGCTGCCAGCTTTATTACCGGAGCAGAGATCATTATGGACGGCGGCATGAGTTTATAA
- a CDS encoding helix-turn-helix domain-containing protein, producing MNQKERNKLAEEVLSNPRNQREEVQALQDTIYVIGGKWKLPIINSICNGNRRFREIERSIPGITTRMLSRELKDMEANKLLKRTVIPTSPVTVEYSPTDYCYSFGDIILHMIKWGKEHREKLKES from the coding sequence ATGAATCAAAAAGAGCGAAATAAACTGGCTGAAGAAGTGCTTTCCAATCCACGAAATCAGCGGGAAGAAGTACAAGCCCTGCAGGACACCATTTATGTTATAGGCGGCAAGTGGAAATTGCCCATTATCAACTCTATCTGCAATGGCAACCGGCGGTTCCGGGAAATAGAACGTAGTATTCCCGGTATCACGACCCGCATGCTTTCTCGTGAGCTGAAAGATATGGAAGCGAACAAGTTGTTAAAACGGACCGTCATCCCTACAAGTCCGGTAACGGTAGAGTACTCGCCAACAGATTACTGTTATTCTTTCGGTGATATCATCCTGCACATGATCAAGTGGGGAAAAGAGCATCGCGAAAAGCTTAAAGAAAGCTGA
- a CDS encoding DoxX family protein: MNLKTSKTIYWSGAIFISLWFGASGFFELTKNPVVWDITVELGYPPHFIYILGVAKLLGVAVLLTPNRFLRLKEWVFAGIFFDITFAFFSKLAVLGFAPTVDAIVAFIAISITYIMFRKLYPATYTKAGAEQVVNNFERV, translated from the coding sequence ATGAACTTAAAAACATCAAAAACAATTTACTGGTCAGGTGCCATCTTTATCTCACTTTGGTTTGGCGCAAGCGGTTTCTTCGAACTTACTAAAAACCCTGTCGTTTGGGACATTACCGTAGAGCTGGGTTACCCGCCGCACTTCATTTACATTCTCGGCGTAGCTAAACTTTTAGGCGTAGCCGTATTGTTAACTCCCAATCGCTTTCTTCGACTAAAAGAATGGGTATTTGCGGGCATCTTTTTCGATATCACCTTCGCATTCTTCTCTAAACTGGCTGTGCTTGGTTTTGCCCCGACTGTTGATGCCATTGTTGCTTTCATCGCAATTTCAATTACCTACATCATGTTCAGAAAACTGTACCCGGCCACTTACACCAAAGCCGGCGCAGAACAAGTAGTCAATAACTTCGAAAGAGTATAA
- a CDS encoding alpha/beta fold hydrolase: MKEITTTGRRILIIAAAVMIVIILLSSSDLLRAQPVLNQSTAQQTSPSDTAFTKIKQIKAGVLNVGYAEVGPANGKPVILLHGWPYDINSYAQVAPLLAAQGYRVIVPYLRGYGSTTFLSAKTVRNGQQAALAVDVIALMDALHIQQATLGGFDWGARTADIVAALWSNRVRALVSVSGYLIGSQAANKAPLPPKAEQAWWYQYYFATERGRLGYEANRKDFDKLIWQTASPEWKFSDAVYDRSAAAFNNPDHVAIVIHNYRWRLGLAIGEPQYDELEKKLATAPAITVPAVTLEGDANGAPHPHPAQYIAKFKGKYVHHTLTGGIGHNLPQEAPQAFANAIKEADALAQ, from the coding sequence ATGAAAGAAATTACAACTACCGGCCGTCGCATTTTAATAATTGCAGCCGCCGTAATGATAGTTATCATATTGCTAAGCAGTTCAGATCTGTTACGAGCACAGCCAGTGCTTAATCAAAGTACTGCTCAGCAAACAAGTCCGTCCGACACCGCTTTCACAAAAATTAAGCAAATCAAAGCTGGTGTGCTCAACGTAGGTTACGCTGAAGTTGGACCGGCAAACGGCAAGCCGGTTATCTTACTGCATGGCTGGCCCTACGATATCAACAGCTATGCCCAAGTGGCGCCGTTACTGGCAGCGCAAGGCTACCGCGTTATCGTACCCTATCTAAGGGGGTATGGCAGCACTACCTTCCTTTCTGCAAAAACCGTACGCAACGGACAGCAGGCAGCGCTGGCGGTAGATGTAATTGCTTTGATGGATGCCCTTCATATTCAACAAGCCACACTGGGCGGCTTTGACTGGGGGGCCCGTACGGCAGATATTGTTGCAGCCCTGTGGTCAAACCGCGTAAGGGCTTTGGTATCCGTGAGCGGTTACCTGATCGGTAGCCAGGCAGCTAATAAAGCTCCACTGCCTCCAAAGGCAGAGCAAGCATGGTGGTACCAGTACTACTTTGCTACCGAGCGTGGCCGGTTAGGTTACGAGGCCAACAGAAAGGATTTTGATAAGCTGATATGGCAAACTGCCTCTCCGGAATGGAAGTTCAGCGATGCAGTTTATGACCGCTCCGCTGCGGCCTTTAATAATCCCGATCATGTGGCTATTGTGATCCATAATTATCGCTGGAGATTAGGCCTTGCCATTGGTGAACCACAGTACGATGAGTTGGAAAAGAAACTGGCAACCGCTCCAGCTATAACCGTACCTGCCGTAACCTTAGAGGGCGATGCTAACGGAGCACCCCATCCGCATCCTGCCCAGTACATAGCGAAATTTAAAGGCAAGTACGTGCATCACACCTTAACAGGCGGCATCGGCCATAATTTACCGCAGGAAGCTCCGCAAGCATTTGCCAACGCTATTAAAGAGGCTGACGCGCTTGCACAATAA